cctgctatttgctggaaatagcgaaatacacatggcttcaatatttcaaacaaatgacacataatagtcataagtcaaaataATGACAAGTTACGAAAAACTACACCAAATCAAGAAAGGGATCCAAATTTGCTGAGTTTCAAAGGATCAACCGCTTTTTTATCTCgaatcatctttagaatttgacgccatttaTCACATGCTCGTATCAAGTTGCCATGTATAAAAAGTTGTAGAAAGTGGACTTACTGCAGAATTATCTAAAAACATGTATAGCTTTCTTAGTTTGCTCATAAATTGGCCAATCCATctcatttgtaaccaatcttgtggaggtgttcacaagtgcaatacaagtttttcttcacttccaacattttccttctttgttcTCTACTTTAGATTCCGCACATTTTCGTACACTTAGTGTTTATACTGAACAACCAAACCGTTCATAATTTAAATCTTGAACGATCGCTAGTACCACATGGTGTGTTGGTTTACAGAAAATTAAGCAGCCcgttacaaagggaagcaaactcctctagtattctcctccaaaacaaaagaaatttcttcatctttttttatcttGACCTGAGCTGAATCCACTTAATATTTTCATTTAtggatatagttttaattttgtttatcgGAGCCTGGTTCGGACACgcttaaactaatcaaaaaaatgggtagaatacgaaatattgagtttcgtcccgggttcgatccgaactcatttgaataagtaattttttgataatatatttgagtttttaatatttgtttggatcctttagagactgtactttgtaggcattataataattatctaaaataatttttgatttttaattgaagtttatggagtgcaattaatgtttgtttagaataaattttattctttgcttttccttatttttttaggctgtatatatcctaccaatacctcgacctaacccgacacagatccagaagaataagttcaagacccgttgggtattcgggttgaatccaatacaagtatatctaagcggagtttagatccgagtccgaaatattcaattttaattcaGACCCGACTCGATTGCAGTTCTAtctaattttaattaaaaaaaattaaattaaaattggCACTCTTCTTGGTCATTCCACGAATATAAATTCTTTCCTGGGTTCTTTCTTCAACCAGAAAAGATGCCTACCTTCTCTCTCCACTCCATCCCCACTTCCAACCCGCAACCTCATCTCCTTCTTCCATTAGAAGCAAACTCTTCTagtatcctcctccaaaacaaaagaaattccttcatctttttttatctaGACCTGACCTGAATCCGcttaatattttcatgtatggttatagttttaattttgtttatccgAGGCTGGCTCGGACACGCTGAAACTAATCTAAAAAATGGGTAGAATACGAaatattgagtttcgtcccgggTTCGATTCGAACTCATTtgaataagtaattattttgataatatatttgagtatttcatatttgtttggatccttTAGAGACTATAATTTGTAGGAATTATAATAATTAtcgaaaataattttttacttttaattgaaatttatggtgtgcaattaatgtttgtttagaaatatattttcttcattgctttgactaatttttttttgctgaaTATATCCTACCAATACTTAAACCTAATCAGACTCGAATCCagaagaataagttcaagacCCGTTCCGTATTCGGGTTGGGTATTCGGGTTGAATCCAATACAAGTATATCTAAGCGGAGTTTAGATCCGAGTCtgaaatattcaattttaattcaGACCAGACTTGATTACAGCTCTATCtacttttgataaaaaaaattaaaaaaaattggctCTCTTCTTGGTCACCCCACGAATGTAAATGCTTTCCTACGTTCTTTCTTCAACTAGAAAAGATGTCtgctttctctctccactccacCCGCACTACTAGCCCTGAACCTCATCTCTACCTTCCTCCGCAGTACTGCCCCCTCCGCCCTACTCCTCTCCTCCCACTACTCCGTTCCATTCCCCCCATcaccaccctttccctttccctttcctttaaaGTCCACTCCTCCAACAATGTCCTCCCCACCACGAAATTCATCTCTCCCTCCTTCTTCCGTCCCTTTTAAAATTTGGACTCTACCATGTTTTGTCAGGATAAGGATGGAATATGCTACTGTGCCACAAAATGTACTTGTTGTGATCACATCAGTGGCACTAGtatgttatttggtatttttatgggttgaagtGGAGAGAGATGTCCAATGGTGAACGAATAGTGGCGTATATTAGTGTTCTTGGCCCCTTTTTCGGTATAtcacttctttttttgttttttaaagatttgttttgaatttttttggctgattttttgttattttaattcaggGTTATTTGTCCTATCATAGACGGAAGGATTTGTCGGAGACGTTGCTTAATATCGTGCTGCTcatcatttcaaaaaaaaaaggaatatttgcaatcatccctggtggtcttgTGTTCTTCAGGGCATTATGGCTTTTTAAGCTAATTTGTAGGCGAAAaccaaatatatttataaatggttgattttgattttgattttgatttataatttacttttattttttgttgttcttttatttttttggtttccttgtGGTTTATGACCTGTTGTGTTGGTGTTGATCGCGGAATTGATGCGATTAAAGTAGTAAATGATGTGGTGACATATGATTCTATcatttttttgttagatttggTTTCATACAATAAATGCTAAGGTCATGTTTTCAAGATTTTatgttcaaattcttgttttggCCCTTGGTCCTTGTTTGCATTACCGCTAAATTTTGGCATACTCGTTCTAGTATCtccaattatttttatttttatttttttatcaagCTGTAGCAAATTGGCATTGAACTTAGTCCTCAACCTTGGAAGTAAGATTAATTCACGTGCCAATTGTTGCAGCTCTTAACCTATCAGAGTCAATAGGATTGCAGGGAGTGAGGAACTTTGTCCTCTGCAAGAAGCAGAGGCAGCCACAGATGACAGCAGCAAGCAAGGTCGGAGATGATTTCTCGTAAGAGAAGTGGCAGTTGGGTGAAGGCGTGGTTTAACAAGTCCCTGAGCTTCAAGATGTTATCGCTCTGATATTCATGTATTCAGAATTGGAAGTAAATGGACATCCCCAGGTACATGTGTTACACAAGTCGTTACAATGTTGTTCAAAACTGTGGGTTGTATTGTAGGTTAACATTTCATAATGCCATGTATATACTCTGTGTTTCATGATCGCTTTCTTGTTGGGTTGTGTAGTTGTTTATACACGTATGATCATGTGTGCTCTATTTCCAATTGCAGATTTTGTAAATCATCTAAAATATTTGCAAACAGAATTTGGCTGTCCCAGTCACTTGAGGTCCGAAGTTTCATCAACCTAGCAGTCTTGCACACGCATCTTAATAATTTCATGAGGATTATCACAGTTAATCACTGACCAGATCTGCATTCTATTTCAATTAGCATGTGATAGAGATCCAAATGCCACCATGTGTTGAATGTTGATGCTCTAGCTCCACGTGAATTTCGAAGTCTTGCGAGTAGTGAATGAACTACAGACTTTTGCAGTGACTATGGAGCCAGCCAACTAGACTCATATGGACTATCCTCGTTTGGCATTTcgggccaaaaaaaaagggttaatcGCTCTCTGCCCCAAGAAGGTAGGGCAGTTACATTCTAACACACCCAACTTCTGTAGTATACACTTTATACACTTCATACCTTGACGAAGTTGAGCTATTGGACGAGTAGTTGCTGTTATTTAATTGTTGAAGTTAGAATGCAAAAAATTCAGAATTTGGGTTCATTTATCGAAGTTACAGTGCAGAATATTTGGcttcatttttgttttgttttgcacTAGAGAATTTATACCAGAATTTATTTTGGAAGAGAAATGTTTACGTGGAATTAGAGTTAAAAAGTAGAAAGGATGTTAACttaatgggtataaatgggtaagttaaaaaatgaattggataagtcaattacccatttataactcatttattttaacttttttgtaaactcatttaaattcatttttacaaactaagttatcaatttatacaaTCCTTTGCacccattattagttttaaatatttacttataatgttcaataaatctaattatcaatttttttccatttgtaCTCTATGTAgaaaaattacatactatttaataattgaataataagaatataaaaatttgaactaagtactataaaagttaatataaaattttaattcaaaatttttttattcctAGTATTTTTTTCGcatgtaaatttaaaatttcattttggaaagataGGAAAAGATgctaaaacttgtcataaattgaTAATGCTGAAAATGAGCAAGTCTCCTTCTAAAGATGGTGCCAGAtacatgttgactttcattgatgattatttaAGAAAAGTTTGGGTCTATTTTCTTAAgcataaaaatgatgttttcctaactttcaaacaatgaaaagttttgattgagaaacaaaCAGGAAAACATGTTAAGCGGTTGAGAACGGATAATGGCATAGAATTTTGTGGAGGTGAATTTGAtagattttgtaaaaatgaaggaattgttTGGCATCACACCGTCAGGATGACGCCTCAATAAAATGGCGTGGCTGAACATATGAACAGAACGCTTTTGGAGAGAGCAAGATGTATGATCTCCAATGCAGGATTGACAAATGACTTTTGGGCAGAGGCGATAAATATGGTCTATTATGTTGTCAACCGTTCTCCTTCTGCatctcttgatttcaaaactcctgagaaaatttggtcagatacttctgctgattactccaatttaaaagtttttgggtgtccagcatacatgcacgtgaatgatggaaaattggagtTTAGGGttaaaaagtgcatttttcttgggtaTGCTTCTGGGATGAAAGGATTCAGATTATGGTGTCCTGATCCCAAAtctccaaaatttgtaattaatagagatgttacttttgatgaattgtctatgttatcttccaagaagGAGTCTTCTAATCCTTGTACTACTGATAGTACACAGAAGCAGGTGAAGCTTGATATTGGCAGTTCTAGTCCTTCTCAGTTCAAATCTTCTATTCAACAAGTGCCAATAAATACACCGGAATCTACTGTTGAAGATAGTTCAGAAGAAGAGGATTATTCCATAGCCAGAGATTGACAAAAGAGAGacattcgaccaccacaaagatatgcaaatttagttgcatatactttgtctgttgcagaagaaactgatgcagttggtgagccttccacctattcagaagcaatttcttgtgatgattctgcaaagtggttgattgcgatgaatgaagaaattgaatctcgTCATCAGAATGGAACTTGGGTTCTTGTAAAGCCGCcgtcaaataagaaaatagttGGTTGCAAGtggattttcaagaaaaaggaaggtatTCCAGGGGTTGAAAATGCAAGATATAAAGCACGATTAGTTGTAAAGGGCTATAGTCAGGTATaaggtgttgattttaatgatgtATTTTCACCTGTTGTTAAACATAGTTCTATTCGTGTTTTACTTGCTTTGGTTGCCatgtatgatttggagttagagcAGCTTGATGTTAAGACAGCTTTCTTGCATGGtgaacttgaagaacaaatttatatgaGACAACCACAGGGTTTTGAGATTGAAGGTAAGGAAGACCATGTTTGCTTattgaagaaatccttatatggattgaatcAGTCTCCAAAACAATGGTATAAAAGGTTTGGCTCATTTATGCTGGGTCATGGTTATTTGAGGAGTATGTATGATAGTTGTCTTTACTTCCGGAAGTTAAatgatggttctttcatttgtttgctgttttatgttgatgacatgctcattgctgccaagaatttgtcagaaattcacactttgaaactgcagttaaatagtgaatttgaaatgaaagatttgggagcagctaagaaaattcttggcatggataTCAAGCAAGATCGAGGAGTATGGAAGTTGTTCTTGACCCAGAAAAATTATCTTGAGAGAGTCttggagcgttttggcatgaaagatgctaaaccagTATCTACTCCTCTTGCTAGCCATTTTCGGTTATTGGCTGCTTAATCACCACAATCAGATGAAGAGGAAGATTATATGGCAAGGGTTCCTTATTCCAGTGCAGTTGACAGTATTATGTATGTAATGGTTTGTATTCGTCCAGATATTGCACAAGCAGTCAGTGTtgttagcagatatatgtcttgTCCTGGAAAAATACATTGGCAGGCTGTGAAGTAGATTTTCAGATACTTGCAAGGtacttcaaatgcatgtttggagtttggaagaaacaataacactttggttggttttgtagactCAGACTACGCTGGGGATCTTGACAGGAGAAGATCACTTTCAGGCTATGTATTTTGCATTGGCGGTTGTGCTGTCAGTTGGAAGCTACTCTACAACCTGTCGTAGCTTTGTCTACTACAGAAGCAGAATATATGGCTGTGaccgaggcaatcaaagaagTCTTGTGGTTGAAGAGTTTATTTAGCGAGCTAAGTCTACATCAAGGTGTTACTATTATTCACTGTAATAGTCAAAGTgccatacacttgactaaaaatcagatgtatcatgagaggacgaAGCACATTGATGTGAAGTATCACTTCATTCAGGATATCATTGCTGAAGGAAAGGTCCTTGTTTAGAAAATCAACACCAAGGACAATCCAGTcgatatgtttataaaacctcTTCCaatttacaagttcaagcagtGCTTGGATTTGATTGGTGTTCATTGTATATGATTTGGCCTATTGGGGTTTATGTGGAGAAGGTGGAGCAGTTTTATTATTATCGATGTTGAGGACTcaccaaggtggagatttgttgaaacCGCAATTGTTGACCAAAGAAATTTGGTTCGTCCCACACCGGAGGAAGGCTAAGGATGCCTTCCGTTTTGCGCCTATAAATATAGGCCTCGTATGTTGAAGTTACTCGCACCACTCAAGggagttatatgggctattagcttCTTGAATCATATAGTCCACTtgtagtcaaatattttaggctctcttgttttgagtttaggaatattttctaaactcttttgtaaGTGCCATTTTGGTCTAGGAATCACTTTTCTAtgatttttgtatttcttcttcatagtagaaatattgctcctcgcctcgcccgtggacgtaggtcaatttgaccgaaccacgtaaattttctgtattttatttgcttattatttGTCTTGATTGGGTTGCTACAACccttttatatggtcggttttaccgcctaattattatatgactggtatctaccgcctaatctttatatggtcggttataccgcctattTTGTTCTaactttagtttgtttattcctGGGTCAGTCCTAACACGTGGGAAGTGACGATCAAATAATAAATCCAGCCTGCCATCAGGTAGCTTACCATGACGTTACAACATTTCAGATCGATAAGGGtttgcttgaaaaaaaaaattttcaatctaTTTCTTTGTGAAACTTCTCATGTCATTaagcaccattttttttcttatgtcATTAAGCACTTACCAATATGAACATAGTAGCAAATGAGAATAATTTGACGCCACTAACTGGTAACACTTGGGGTCCAATACTGATATTGAAACGTGCACTGGACGCGTGTACTTTTGCTGCTTAATTAACTAGGCAATTTGCGAGAAACCATGAGTAGTAGTGTTGCATGCAACACAACTTGTGGCTGTCTCGTTCCATGCCCCGGTGGCCGGTGGGTTTGCCTGCAGGTGTGCAACGGGACGTAGGGAAGATGATCTCAGCAGTCAGCATAGAAACCCTTTGTAAGgtctatgaaaataaaaaaggtctatgaaaataaaaaaaaaggaaagattttactTGATGTTTATGACAAGTTAGATAATTTGAGGTGGCCCTATCTCCAAGAAAGCATATGAGGAGTTTGCATTAATTTGTGAAGAACGTTACCGACTAAAAGTAGTTAATTGTGCATAGGCTAATTTTCGGGTTAACGAACCGTTGCAATGTCACAACTCCGCAATAcctaataacaataataataataactcaAATGTAATCTGACGGAGTTGAACTTTATTCATCATTAACTTCGCTAATGTAAAAGTTACAAGATTCAAATGAAGGAAGACGAATCTAAAAAAAGGACCTGTTTCAAACTCGATAAGCTCACCAGTCACCAAGCAAGTGAACAAATCCAATTTTTCTTCTATTCAATctctgaaaagaaaaaaaatcattggAATGGTTGACCATGAGAATAATAATGGGTGAAGTAAAGAACATTACAAAAATCAAATGATCCATTTCAATTATAAATTACTCAACATGttggtttttcaaatattttctagttgatttaatttggaaaaaaaataacaaacgTTAAATTACATTTAACgccttaatattttttttatggatAATCTTGATATACACTACATGGTGTAAACTCTGGAATTATGACTAGGGCCTaaaatggttaatgttatgaaacaactaaaagtgtggatgtccctttgtattctcAAGAGGATTAATTTTTGATTCATTGTTACATTATATATAGAATTTACAATTCAtaatctattcatgtagtggaggAACCGTTTCATaagtttcttcatattcttgtagtaATAGGTGTTTAATAGAATTgatgtacctttaatcttgtagtacctatatatagaggtacattgacaccTTTTGGGAGgacttttgtattttttggaatatcagaatatcattctctatttctctacttctttctctaatatctccattcatactatagtagtttattagttttacaacacgttatcagcacgagtctctacttttgagcaaaaggtAAAAACGGAGGCTCTACCTTGAACAAAAGTGAAACACAAGATTTTGCCCAAATTCTGCCCATATTTCTTCAAGtaaattttgaggaaaatttctaACTCAAAACtgattttaatttcttataGCTAATCTTACAAAACAAGAGTTCGTACCTcttgatttttttggaaaaaattatttattatggGTATTGGATGTTGAAATTCATTTTGAAGCAATGGGTCTTGGTAACACTattgttgaaaaaaatgaatCTTCAAACCAAGATCATGCCAAAGCTATGATTTTCTTTGATCATCATTTAGATGAAAGATTAAAAATAGAGTATCTTACTGTTAAAGATCCTCTTGTCTTTTGGCAAGATTTGAAAGAAAGATTCGACCACCTGAAGTTGGTCGTTCTTCCAAAAGTCCGATATGATTGGCTTCACTTACGGCAGCAAGATTTTAAATCTGTCAACGAATATAATTCAGCCATGTTCAGAATCATTTTTCAATTATCATTAAGTGGCGAAAAAGTCACTGATAAAGATATGTTAGAGaaaatattttctacttttcatgTCTCTAACATGCTCCTGCAGCAACAATATCGAGAGAAGGGATTTAAAAAGTATTCTGAACTTATTGTATGTCTTCTCTTGGCTgaacaaaataataaattattgcTGAAAAATCATGAGTCTCGACCAACTGGTGCAAGTCAATTCCCTGAAGCGAATGCgattcaatttcaaattttggtcgaggtcgtggacgTGGCCTTGGCCGTGGACGCTATCATAGTAGATTTGTGCCTCGTGAAAATTATAATCGtaacaaacaacaaaatatttttcaaaagagGGAAAATAACTACAatcagaaaaatagaaaaaaaaaatttatgaagaaaaatacTACCGGTGTGGTATGGAAGGTCATTGATCCCGTACCTGTCGTACGATTGAATATCTTGTTGACCTCTATCAAGCattattgaaaaagaaagacaaatgTGTTGAGACAAATTTTATTGATCAAAAGAGTgattatgatgatgatgatgatgctgaTATGACACATTTCGATGTAGCTGATTTCTTTGAGCATCCTGAAGATGTCAACAAATATCCTATGATTGTTTAGATATTTTATGATACTTTATATCTTTCATGTAATTTTATTTctatttaatatttattttcgcatctttattaatatttatttttgtttaaaattttcttcttgaagaaAAAATGGATGCTAGATATTTGGGATTAAATAATGGTGATGATGACATTTGTCTCATTGATAGTGCTACCACGCACActatattgaaaaataaaaaatatttttcttatttaaaaatgTGAGAGACAAATGTTAATACCATCAGTGGTAGTgcaaaattgattgaaggttCCGGAAGAGACACTCTATTTCTCCTTGAAGGGACTAAAATTGTCGAAAATAATGCACTACTCTCTCCCAAGTCACAAAGAAACTTATTGAGTTTTAAAGATATCTGCAAAAATGGATATTATATCGAGACAATGATTGAGACAAATGGTGACTTTTTATTAATCACAAGTATCATTTCTGGGCAAAAATGCGTAGTAGAAAAAttatcctttttttcttttggcttatattatgcacaaattagtgcaattgaaattcatcaccTAGTAGATCAAAAGTCTACTCATCCTAATGATTTTATGATTTGGAATGATCATCTCGGACATTCCGAATCTATAATGATGAGACGAATAATTAAGAATTCATATGGCCACtcattgaaaaatcaaaaagtcTTAAAATCCAATGAATTCTCTTGTGTTGTTTGTTCTCAAGGGAAATTAATTAGTAGACAATCGCAAGTTAAAATTGGAATTGAATCCCCTACATTTCTAAAACGAATTCATAGTGATATATGTGGGTCTATAGATCCACCATATGGACCATTTCGATATTTTATAGTGCTAATTGATGCATCAACTAGATGGTCACATGTATGTTTATGATCTACTCGCAACCTGGCATTTGCGAGATTGCTTGCTCAAATAATTAAATTGCGAGCATAATTTTCATATtatccaataaaaaaaattcgcCTAGATAATGCTGGTGAATATTCGTTACATGCTTTTGACGATTATTGTATGTCCATTGGAATAACTGTTGAACATCCTGTAACTTATGTTCACACACAAAATGGTCTAGCTGAATTATTTATTGAACGGCTACAATTAATTGCTAGTCCATTGTTGATGAGGTCTAAATTTCTTTCATCTGCTTGGGGACATGCTATATTACATGCAGGAACACTTGTGAGATTAGGCCGACAAGTTATCATACTTATTCTCTCATACAATTAACTTTAGGTTATGAGCCCAATATTTCTCATTTATGAATATTTGATTGTGCGGTTTATGTTCCAATTACACTGCCCTAACGTCGTAAATTGGGCCCCCAAAGAAGATTAGCTATATATGTCGGTAATAAATCACTTTCAATCACTAAGTATACGGAACCATTGACAGGTGATTTATTTACTGCGAGATCTGCAAATTGTCATTTTGATGAATCACATTTTCCGACATTAGGGCGAGATAAAAATCAACCGAAAAAAGAAATCACTTGGAAAATATTATTGGATTTCCTTGATTCTCGTACTAAAGAATGTGAACTAGAAGTTCAAAGAATTATACATTTGcaaaaaattacaaatcaatTACCGGATGCATTTAATGACTCCAGAAGAGTtactaaatcacatattcctgcTAAAAATTCTCCGATTAAAATCGATGTCCCTGAAGGACACATTACAAGTGCTAATGAGTCTAAAGCATGCCTGAAGCATGGGAGATCTCTTGATTCTAAAGATAAAAATTctcgaaagaaaagaggagtAGATGAATCAATAATTgtgacaaaattcaacctccTGAAGAGGTCGCTTCTAAAAAGTCAACTCTTGAAAAGAATGAAACTATAGAAAACTCAATAAATTTTGTCACTTCAAAAAAAAGTTGGAaccgaaaagaaataattattgataGTATTTTTGAATATAAtatagcacttgatattatggCAGAAAACGAGAATTATGAGCCTAgatcggttgatgaatgtcgACGTAGAAATGATTGGCCAAAGTGGAAAGATGCGATCCAATCTGAATTGGACTCACTggctaaaagaaaagtttttggccCTGTAGTCCAAACACCTGAAGGTGTAAACCCAGTAGGATATAATGGGTATTTGTGAggaaaagaaatgagaaaaatgaaattgtgaggtataaagcaagacttgtaACCCAAGAATTTTCATAAAAgtctggatttgattatgatgGAACGTATTCACCTGTAGTAGATGCCatcacatttagatatcttgtgagttTTGCAGTACATGAAAAACTAGATATGCGTCTAATGGACGTTGTTACTACATATTTAtatgaaaatcttgaaaatgatatttatataaGAATTTCCGAAGGATTCAACATGtctgaagcatgcaaatcaaatcctaaagatatttattctattaaattacaaagaTCTTTGTATGGGCTCAAACAATCtggacgtatgtggtataacTGTCTCAATGAATGTTTAACTAAAGAAGGTTATACAaatgatccaatatgtccatgcatttttatcaagaaaaatagatcaaattttgtgataattgctgtatatgttgatgatctaaatttgattagaactcctgaagagattcaaaatagtgttgaatgtttgaaaaaggaatttgagatcaaagattttggaaagacaaaattctgccttggtttacaaattgagcatttgaaagGTGAAATTTTTGTACGTCCACCAAATTGCTTATATCTGGAAGGTATTAAAATGATTTTATATGGATAAGACACATACATTAAGTACTCCAATGGTCGTCAGATTATTAGATCATAATAAGGATCCTTTtagaaaacaagaggaaaatgaagagatacttGATCCTGAGGTACCATATCTCAGTGCAATTAGTGCACTAATGTATTTTGCTAATTGTGCAAGACCTAATATATCATTTGCAGTGAatttattagcaagatttagTTCCTCGCCCACAAGACGGTATTGGAATGGTATTAAACATTTTTTTCGCCATCTCCAAGGAACAGTTGatcttgatttattttattcaaataaatctaATTCTGAATTACTTGGTTATGCTAATGCTGGGTATTTATCTGACCCGCATAAAGCAAGATCTCAGACTGATTATCTATTTACATATGGAGGTACAGCCATTAAACAATCATTAGCTGCCATTTCATCGAATCATGCTGAAATAATAGCAATTTATGAGGCCAGTCGAGAATGTGTTTGGTTAAAATCAATGGCCCACTACATCCGGAAGAGTTGTAGG
This portion of the Coffea arabica cultivar ET-39 chromosome 2e, Coffea Arabica ET-39 HiFi, whole genome shotgun sequence genome encodes:
- the LOC140036271 gene encoding uncharacterized protein, which translates into the protein MGLGNTIVEKNESSNQDHAKAMIFFDHHLDERLKIEYLTVKDPLVFWQDLKERFDHLKLVVLPKVRYDWLHLRQQDFKSVNEYNSAMFRIIFQLSLSGEKVTDKDMLEKIFSTFHVSNMLLQQQYREKGFKKYSELIKDKCVETNFIDQKSDYDDDDDADMTHFDVADFFEHPEDVNKYPMIV